A window from Neobacillus sp. PS3-40 encodes these proteins:
- a CDS encoding GNAT family N-acetyltransferase, which yields MSINSGLFHSLEGKNIYFKALSIEDVQEIHDYASDKDVSRFIGWNLMNTLNETRELIEIMIKRESEGTHLYASIVQKSTQTIIGTAMIFNFDHEANQAEVGYVFHKDHWGKGYGTEIVTLMSEFAFTTLNLHKLHASVVDANIGSARILEKNEYELEGRLKDHYFIEDKYYDSLLFGKITNLQSRKI from the coding sequence ATGAGTATAAATAGTGGTTTATTTCATTCATTAGAGGGTAAAAATATCTACTTCAAAGCACTAAGTATAGAAGATGTTCAAGAGATACATGATTATGCGTCAGATAAAGACGTCTCACGATTTATTGGCTGGAATTTAATGAATACTTTGAATGAAACTCGTGAGCTCATTGAAATCATGATAAAACGTGAGTCGGAGGGTACTCATTTATATGCCTCCATTGTTCAAAAATCAACTCAAACAATTATCGGGACCGCCATGATTTTCAATTTTGATCATGAAGCAAATCAAGCTGAAGTGGGTTATGTTTTTCATAAAGATCATTGGGGTAAAGGGTACGGCACGGAGATCGTTACCTTGATGAGTGAGTTTGCATTTACAACACTTAATCTTCACAAACTCCATGCTAGTGTAGTGGATGCAAATATTGGTTCTGCCCGGATTCTCGAAAAGAACGAGTATGAGCTAGAAGGACGACTAAAAGATCACTATTTTATAGAGGATAAATATTATGATTCCTTGCTTTTTGGCAAAATTACAAACCTGCAATCTCGCAAAATATAA
- a CDS encoding protein adenylyltransferase SelO family protein yields the protein MTKDIIETGWNFDNSYARLSKSFFTSHNPTPVRSPKLVILNDPLATTLGLNVEELQSEEGVAMLAGNQIPEGASPLAQAYAGHQFGHFTMLGDGRAILIGEQITPLGERVDIQLKGSGRTPYSRGGDGRATLGPMLREYIISEAMHALGIPTTRSLAVVTTGESVIRETNLPGAILTRVASSHLRVGTFQYVAKWGTAQELQILADYTLNRHFPDIEANEGRYLSLLQEVIKRQALLITKWQLVGFIHGVMNTDNMAISGETIDYGPCAFMDIYDPATVFSSIDIQGRYAYGNQPSIAVWNLARFAETLLPLLHEDQEQAVRLAQDEISKFTELYHRNWLMGMRAKLGIFNEELEDDSLIKDLLSMMQKYRVDYTNTFLAFTFERHEDTILSGTPEFAQWHELWRARLERQAESKAFVSQLMQDSNPAVIPRNQLVEAALEAAVEQGDYSVMERLLDVLSKPYAHSPEQADYSTPPAPSSRPYRTFCGT from the coding sequence ATGACAAAAGACATAATAGAAACAGGTTGGAACTTTGATAACAGTTATGCTCGTCTCTCGAAATCATTTTTCACTAGCCACAATCCAACCCCTGTACGCTCACCGAAGTTGGTCATTCTCAATGATCCGCTGGCAACAACCCTGGGGTTGAACGTTGAAGAGCTACAAAGTGAAGAGGGTGTTGCGATGCTTGCTGGTAACCAGATTCCCGAAGGCGCTTCGCCTCTTGCTCAAGCTTACGCGGGACATCAATTTGGGCATTTTACTATGTTAGGGGACGGTCGGGCAATACTTATAGGTGAGCAGATCACTCCACTAGGTGAACGGGTTGATATTCAACTTAAGGGTTCAGGTAGAACGCCGTACTCGCGCGGGGGTGATGGCCGAGCGACACTTGGTCCGATGCTGCGTGAATATATCATCAGTGAAGCTATGCATGCGCTGGGTATCCCTACCACCCGCAGTCTAGCAGTAGTTACAACCGGGGAGTCTGTTATCCGTGAAACCAACCTACCTGGTGCAATTTTGACCCGTGTGGCTTCCAGTCATTTGCGCGTAGGTACCTTTCAATACGTAGCAAAATGGGGCACAGCCCAGGAACTCCAAATTCTTGCTGACTATACACTAAACCGTCATTTTCCAGACATTGAGGCTAATGAGGGTCGATATCTTTCGTTGCTTCAGGAGGTTATCAAGCGCCAAGCATTACTAATTACCAAATGGCAACTGGTTGGTTTTATACATGGGGTGATGAACACTGATAACATGGCGATTAGCGGAGAAACCATTGATTATGGCCCTTGTGCTTTCATGGATATCTATGATCCAGCAACGGTATTCAGTTCCATTGATATTCAAGGCCGATACGCCTATGGCAATCAGCCATCTATTGCAGTGTGGAATCTCGCGCGATTTGCTGAGACTCTATTGCCACTGCTACACGAAGACCAGGAGCAGGCTGTCAGACTGGCCCAAGATGAGATTTCGAAATTTACTGAGTTGTATCATCGTAATTGGCTTATGGGAATGAGAGCAAAACTGGGAATTTTTAATGAAGAGTTGGAGGATGACTCCCTTATTAAAGATCTTCTCAGTATGATGCAAAAGTACCGAGTGGATTATACCAATACCTTCCTGGCATTCACTTTTGAAAGACATGAGGATACAATCCTGTCTGGGACCCCAGAATTTGCACAGTGGCATGAGCTATGGCGGGCGAGACTAGAGAGACAGGCAGAATCGAAAGCCTTCGTGAGTCAGTTGATGCAAGACAGCAATCCTGCAGTAATCCCTCGGAATCAACTGGTAGAAGCCGCACTAGAAGCGGCAGTAGAACAAGGAGACTACAGTGTGATGGAGCGGCTTCTTGATGTTCTATCAAAACCTTACGCGCACTCTCCCGAACAGGCTGATTACTCTACACCGCCTGCGCCATCAAGCCGTCCGTACCGAACCTTTTGTGGTACATGA